A portion of the Stigmatella aurantiaca DW4/3-1 genome contains these proteins:
- the dapB gene encoding 4-hydroxy-tetrahydrodipicolinate reductase: MLRTVITGVTGRMGSTLMRLARSSRDFTIVGATARQGSPVVGLDAALAARMGEPLGLAVVDNLDRALEAGAQVVIDFTSAEASVAHARQCAAKGVAMVIGSTGFNADTRHQVVECARSIPVVLAPNTSVGVNVVIQMAAELARVLGQGFDVEVLETHHRMKKDSPSGTALRLAEVLAGSLGRNSEDLTFARRGWIGPRSEREIGVQALRGGDVVGEHTVFFFGEGERIELTHRATSRDQFGKGALRAAEWVARQRPGLYDMANVLGFQRT; this comes from the coding sequence ATGCTGCGGACAGTCATCACCGGAGTCACCGGACGCATGGGCAGCACGCTGATGCGGCTGGCGCGGAGCTCACGGGACTTCACCATCGTGGGGGCCACGGCGCGGCAGGGCAGTCCAGTCGTGGGGTTGGATGCGGCGCTGGCGGCGCGCATGGGCGAGCCGCTCGGTCTGGCGGTGGTGGACAACCTGGACCGGGCGCTGGAGGCAGGGGCCCAGGTGGTCATCGACTTCACCAGCGCGGAGGCCAGCGTGGCGCACGCCCGGCAGTGCGCCGCCAAGGGGGTGGCCATGGTGATTGGCTCCACCGGGTTCAACGCCGACACGCGCCACCAGGTGGTCGAATGCGCCCGGTCCATCCCCGTGGTGCTGGCGCCCAATACCTCGGTGGGGGTCAACGTCGTCATCCAGATGGCGGCGGAGCTGGCCCGGGTGCTCGGCCAGGGCTTCGACGTGGAGGTGCTGGAGACGCACCACCGGATGAAGAAGGACTCGCCTTCGGGCACGGCGCTGCGGCTGGCGGAGGTGCTGGCGGGGTCGCTGGGGCGCAACAGCGAGGACCTGACGTTCGCGCGCCGGGGGTGGATTGGACCTCGCTCGGAGCGGGAGATCGGCGTGCAGGCGTTGAGGGGAGGCGACGTGGTAGGCGAGCACACCGTTTTCTTCTTTGGAGAGGGAGAGCGCATCGAATTGACTCACCGGGCCACCAGCCGTGACCAATTCGGAAAGGGGGCGCTGCGGGCGGCGGAGTGGGTGGCGCGGCAGCGGCCGGGGCTCTATGACATGGCCAACGTACTCGGCTTTCAGAGGACATGA
- the dapA gene encoding 4-hydroxy-tetrahydrodipicolinate synthase has translation MKTIEGSMTALATPFQNGRFDEAAYRELIERQIAGGTSGIVPMGTTGEAATMAPEERWRAVRVAVEAARGRVPVVGGAGSHNTAETVESVKRVREAGADGALIVTPYYNKPTQAGLVEHYRAIARAHPGFPLIAYNVPGRTGVDMLPETVARVAELSEVVAIKEASVTMSRAVDLMELCGDRLALLSGDDFTVLPFIACGGKGVISVSSNVAPRLMADLVAAARAGNLTVARALQVKLNALHKALFAESNPIPVKWALHLMGVFGPEIRLPLTPLSEPHASKLREELGRLNLL, from the coding sequence ATGAAGACTATTGAAGGGTCTATGACCGCGCTCGCCACGCCCTTCCAGAATGGAAGGTTCGATGAGGCGGCTTACCGGGAACTGATCGAGCGGCAGATCGCAGGCGGAACGAGCGGCATCGTGCCCATGGGCACCACGGGCGAAGCGGCAACCATGGCCCCCGAGGAGCGCTGGCGTGCGGTGCGGGTGGCGGTGGAGGCGGCGCGGGGACGGGTGCCGGTGGTGGGCGGCGCGGGCTCCCACAACACCGCGGAGACGGTGGAGTCGGTGAAGCGCGTGCGCGAGGCGGGCGCGGATGGGGCGCTCATCGTCACGCCCTACTACAACAAGCCGACGCAAGCGGGGCTGGTGGAGCACTACCGCGCCATCGCCCGCGCGCATCCTGGCTTCCCGCTGATCGCCTACAATGTTCCCGGTCGCACGGGCGTGGACATGCTTCCGGAGACCGTGGCGCGGGTGGCGGAGCTGTCCGAGGTGGTGGCCATCAAGGAGGCCTCGGTCACCATGTCCCGCGCGGTGGATTTGATGGAGCTGTGTGGAGACCGGCTCGCCCTGCTGTCAGGGGATGACTTCACCGTGCTGCCCTTCATTGCCTGCGGGGGCAAGGGTGTCATCTCGGTGTCGTCCAACGTGGCTCCCCGGCTGATGGCGGACCTGGTGGCGGCGGCGCGGGCGGGCAACCTGACGGTGGCGCGGGCGCTCCAGGTCAAGCTCAATGCCCTGCACAAGGCGCTCTTTGCCGAGTCCAATCCGATTCCGGTGAAGTGGGCGCTGCACCTGATGGGCGTCTTCGGCCCGGAAATCCGCTTGCCGTTGACCCCGCTGTCCGAGCCGCACGCCTCCAAGTTGCGTGAAGAGCTAGGACGGTTGAACCTACTGTAA